In a genomic window of Chloroflexaceae bacterium:
- a CDS encoding polysaccharide deacetylase family protein has product MKLFLPVILGLILAAALVLISQRTPDRRIAPAGAVGGVEGFRLAGGTREPLAPPPSAPLPTLVPVALRGFTPALPGERPYVPILMYHYVRHVDRAADPLGFSLSVTPEQLDAQLGWLKAAGYETVRMDALAACMRGAGPCPLRAVALTFDDGYADAFTAALPILRRHGFVATFYIVSGFVGQPGYMNWGEIRALRDAGMEIGAHSISHPDLTGLGLEEIRAQVGQSGAVIAAEIGQPVLSFCYPGGRFNDTVVAVTREAGYTSATTTIQDGPQSDPFTLPRLRISGDTTLEGFQWMVAAYLP; this is encoded by the coding sequence ATGAAACTGTTCCTGCCGGTGATACTGGGCCTGATCCTCGCCGCGGCGCTGGTGCTGATCTCTCAGCGCACGCCAGACCGGCGCATTGCCCCGGCGGGGGCGGTAGGCGGCGTTGAAGGGTTCCGCCTTGCCGGCGGCACGCGCGAGCCGCTTGCCCCGCCCCCCTCGGCGCCCCTGCCAACCCTTGTTCCCGTTGCGCTGCGTGGCTTCACCCCCGCCCTGCCCGGAGAGCGCCCCTACGTGCCCATCCTGATGTACCACTACGTGCGCCACGTGGATCGCGCCGCCGATCCCCTGGGCTTCAGTCTCTCGGTGACGCCCGAGCAGCTCGACGCGCAGCTCGGCTGGCTCAAGGCCGCGGGCTACGAGACGGTGCGGATGGACGCGCTGGCGGCCTGCATGCGCGGCGCAGGCCCCTGTCCCCTGCGGGCAGTGGCGCTCACCTTTGACGATGGCTACGCCGACGCCTTCACCGCGGCGCTGCCCATCCTGCGGCGCCACGGCTTCGTGGCCACCTTCTATATCGTGAGCGGTTTTGTCGGACAGCCGGGCTATATGAACTGGGGAGAGATCCGCGCCCTGCGCGATGCGGGGATGGAGATCGGAGCGCACAGCATCTCGCACCCCGACCTGACCGGGTTGGGGCTGGAGGAAATTCGGGCGCAGGTCGGGCAGTCGGGCGCGGTGATCGCCGCCGAAATCGGCCAGCCGGTGCTTAGTTTTTGCTACCCGGGGGGGCGCTTCAACGATACGGTGGTGGCTGTCACCCGCGAGGCGGGCTATACTTCGGCGACGACGACCATCCAGGATGGCCCGCAG
- a CDS encoding bifunctional folylpolyglutamate synthase/dihydrofolate synthase, whose product MVAIRTYQDALDYIYSFVDPVRKAAPDPEAAALNLERMRRLLAAAGDPQHGLRAVVVAGTKGKGSTAAMIEAVARAAGMRVGLFTSPHLSSYRERIQVNRVLIDQDEVIALTNLTRPVLDAFDPAPLGRPSVFDVGLLLALRYFAARQVDLAVMEIGLGGRFDSVNVLTPLVSVISSISYDHMAILGRTLREIAWNKAGILKPGAPAVSAPQQPEAAAVVAEEARRVGADLFIAGPEGLARAHGHGPALRPYPMPPVTALRGAFQVENARLALGAALLLRDRGLPLPDAALAEGLAGVNWPGRFELVPGAPPVLIDGAHNGDSAQKLVAAIQAEIPHDQLIVVLGTSRDKDIAAIAAALAPPAAAVVITRSRHNRAMDIDRIAAEVRAHLRGPLLLAPDLPAALDMARGLAGPRDLICVTGSLFVAAEAREALGLAVAD is encoded by the coding sequence ATGGTCGCCATTCGCACCTATCAGGACGCCCTCGATTACATCTATAGCTTCGTCGATCCGGTGCGCAAGGCGGCGCCTGATCCTGAAGCCGCGGCGCTCAACCTGGAGCGCATGCGCCGGCTGCTGGCGGCCGCCGGCGACCCCCAGCACGGCCTGCGCGCGGTGGTGGTGGCGGGCACCAAGGGCAAGGGCAGCACCGCGGCGATGATCGAGGCCGTCGCCCGCGCCGCGGGGATGCGCGTCGGCCTCTTCACCTCGCCGCACCTCAGCTCCTATCGCGAGCGAATTCAGGTCAATCGCGTGCTGATCGATCAGGACGAGGTGATCGCCCTGACGAACCTGACCCGCCCCGTGCTTGACGCCTTCGACCCCGCTCCCCTTGGCCGGCCGAGCGTCTTCGATGTCGGCCTGCTGCTGGCGCTGCGCTACTTCGCCGCTCGCCAGGTCGATCTGGCGGTGATGGAGATCGGCCTGGGCGGACGCTTCGATAGTGTCAATGTGCTTACCCCGCTGGTGTCGGTGATCAGTTCAATCAGCTACGACCACATGGCCATCCTTGGGCGCACGCTGCGCGAGATCGCCTGGAACAAGGCCGGCATTCTTAAGCCCGGCGCGCCCGCCGTTAGCGCGCCCCAGCAGCCTGAGGCCGCCGCTGTGGTGGCCGAAGAGGCGCGGCGTGTCGGCGCCGACCTGTTCATCGCCGGGCCGGAGGGTCTCGCGCGCGCACACGGGCATGGCCCGGCGCTGCGCCCCTATCCCATGCCGCCGGTGACGGCCCTGCGCGGCGCGTTCCAGGTTGAGAACGCCCGTCTGGCCCTGGGCGCGGCCCTGCTGCTGCGCGACCGCGGGCTACCCTTGCCTGACGCCGCCCTTGCCGAGGGACTGGCCGGCGTGAACTGGCCCGGGCGCTTCGAACTCGTGCCGGGAGCGCCGCCGGTGTTGATTGACGGCGCGCACAACGGCGACTCGGCCCAGAAACTCGTTGCCGCCATCCAGGCTGAGATACCCCACGATCAGCTTATCGTCGTCCTCGGAACCTCGCGCGACAAGGACATCGCGGCCATCGCCGCCGCCCTGGCGCCGCCCGCCGCCGCGGTAGTGATCACCCGCTCGCGCCACAATCGGGCCATGGACATTGACCGCATCGCCGCCGAAGTGCGCGCGCACCTGCGCGGCCCCCTCCTGCTGGCCCCCGATCTGCCCGCGGCCCTTGACATGGCGCGCGGCCTTGCCGGCCCCCGCGACCTGATCTGTGTCACCGGCTCGCTCTTTGTGGCCGCCGAAGCGCGCGAGGCCCTCGGGCTGGCCGTGGCGGATTGA